One window of Perca flavescens isolate YP-PL-M2 chromosome 15, PFLA_1.0, whole genome shotgun sequence genomic DNA carries:
- the LOC114569331 gene encoding transcription factor Sox-9 — translation MNLLDAYLKMTEEQEKCHSDAPSPSMSEDSAGSPCPSGSGSDTENTRPSDNHLLLGPDYKKEGEEEKFPVCIRDAVSQVLKGYDWTLVPMPVRVNGSSKSKPHVKRPMNAFMVWAQAARRKLADQYPHLHNAELSKTLGKLWRLLNEVEKRPFVEEAERLRVQHKKDHPDYKYQPRRRKSVKNGQNDPEDGEQTHISPNAIFKALQQADSPASSLGEVHSPGEHSGQSQGPPTPPTTPKTDLHSSKADLKREGRPMQEGTSRQLNIDFGAVDIGELSSEVISNMGSFDVDEFDQYLPPHSHAGVPGAAQAGYTSGYGISSSSVSQVANVGAHAWMSKQQQQQHSLTTLGGGGEQGQQGQQRTTQIKTEQLSPSHYSEQQGSPQHVTYGSFNLQHYSSSSYPSITRAQYDYSDHQGGANSYYSHAAGQSSGLYSTFSYMSPSQRPMYTPIADTTGVPSVPQTHSPQHWEQQPIYTQLSRP, via the exons ATGAATCTCCTTGACGCTTACCTAAAGATGACAGAAGAACAGGAGAAGTGTCACTCTGACGCTCCCAGTCCCAGCATGTCTGAGGACTCCGCAGGCTCGCCGTGCCCATCTGGGTCCGGTTCGGACACTGAGAACACCCGGCCGTCCGACAACCACCTCCTCTTGGGTCCAGACTACAAGAAGGAAGGCGAAGAAGAAAAGTTCCCCGTGTGTATCAGAGATGCGGTGTCCCAGGTGTTGAAGGGTTACGACTGGACGCTGGTGCCCATGCCGGTGCGCGTTAAcggctcaagtaaaagtaaaccTCACGTCAAAAGACCCATGAACGCATTCATGGTCTGGGCTCAAGCTGCACGGAGGAAGCTGGCCGATCAATACCCGCATCTGCACAACGCGGAACTCAGCAAAACCCTGGGCAAACTTTGGAG ATTGCTCAATGAAGTAGAGAAGCGCCCGTTTGTGGAAGAAGCTGAGCGTTTGAGAGTGCAGCATAAGAAGGACCACCCCGACTACAAATATCAGCCAAGGAGGAGAAAATCTGTCAAGAACGGGCAAAACGATCCCGAGGACGGCGAGCAAACCCACATCTCTCCAAATGCGATCTTCAAGGCGCTGCAGCAGGCCGATTCTCCAGCGTCTAGTTTGGGCGAGGTGCATTCTCCAGGAGAGCACTCAG GTCAGTCCCAGGGCCCACCAACACCCCCAACCACCCCCAAGACAGACCTCCACTCTAGCAAAGCTGATTTGAAGCGCGAGGGTCGCCCCATGCAGGAGGGCACCAGTCGCCAGCTCAACATCGACTTTGGAGCTGTGGACATTGGTGAGCTGAGCAGCGAGGTCATCTCCAACATGGGGAGCTTTGATGTCGATGAGTTTGATCAGTACCTGCCACCTCACAGCCATGCTGGGGTGCCCGGAGCGGCCCAGGCTGGCTACACCAGCGGCTACGGCATCAGCAGCTCCTCAGTCAGCCAGGTGGCCAATGTCGGGGCCCACGCCTGGATGtccaagcagcagcagcagcagcactctCTGACAACCCTGGGCGGAGGAGGAGAGCAAGGCCAGCAGGGTCAGCAGAGAACCACCCAAATCAAGACAGAGCAGCTGAGTCCCAGCCACTACAGTGAGCAGCAGGGCTCCCCACAGCACGTCACCTATGGGTCCTTCAACCTGCAGCACTACAGCAGCTCCTCTTACCCCTCCATCACAAGAGCACAGTATGACTACTCAGACCACCAAGGTGGTGCCAACTCCTACTACAGCCACGCAGCTGGCCAAAGCTCCGGCCTGTACTCCACCTTCAGCTACATGAGCCCCAGCCAGAGGCCGATGTACACTCCGATCGCTGACACCACCGGGGTGCCCTCTGTTCCCCAGACCCACAGTCCGCAGCATTGGGAGCAGCAGCCCATTTACACACAGCTCTCCAGGCCATGA